The genomic window CAGGGAGCTGTGCTTTTCACCTTTAATCCAATGCAAATGCCATGCCCCTTGCCTGAGTTtgcaagttgtttttttcctccccttgttCCAGTTTGTGTCCTTTTAGACAGCTGCTGGGCTCCATCTAGCGGGGAAAGGAAAAACTCAGAGAATGGAATCTGATCAGTTTTAGTTTTTAATTTAGTGTGAGGTAATATTCAGAAAGACTCAGGGCATCCTACAATAAATGAGATGAaggacattatatatatatgtaacacccacacacacttggggttgTGTGTGGTCAAGTGTGTTCTGGTTTTATTTGGTTGTGTGTGCTGTATCTCTTGGTTCCTCTAGGACTGGAAAGAACCATCCTCCCATCCCCCCTTATTGTGCCCAGACCCTTTGACTTAAGCTTCCTTTCAAGGAACCTATGGAACCAGTTTGGTAACTGGCCCAGTTCAACAGGGGCTGCCGCCCACCTTTGAACTGATTGCTCTGCATTAACTGTGTTCCAATGAGGATGCTTTTTGACTGGGGCCCTGAGTCTGAGGACTGAGGTTAGAAAAGTTATTTAATGTTGAGGCCACCTGGTCTGGGCTCTCTTTCTTTCTGCTGCTGATTTGGGAGTCAGAGGAGCCTGCTTCCTATGCGGGGTCACCCGCCTGCTCTTCACTGATGAAGCAAACTGAAGCCATGTGAAGGGAAagctcaggtacagggagagaaagtctgtcttaGGGCTTGAGATCTCTGTTCTCTTCCActcctttccccttttgtttttttgggtctTGAGTGGGATGATACCATGTTGGGGGCAtcaatccctgcagcaaactgaccAAGGTTGAAGTCTGGCAGTTTGCTGGCatgctctgggccagggctgagagcctggcatgTTTTAGTTGCTGTTGCAGCTTCTTTTGGATTCAGCATAGCTGTCGCTGAACCCTAGCTATGTGTCTTGCTGGCTGTTTTGGCCATGCAGGCCTTGAGTGGGAGGATGCCATGAGTGTCTCGTCCCCTAGAGCAGGCTGTCCAGGAATGAGGTCCTGGCACCTATCTGCCATTCAGGctttgagtgggatgatgccatgaGAGTATCATTCCCTAATGGAGATTGAGTCCTGGTAGTCGCTGTGTTGGGGATTGTAGTGTCTCAGCGTGGTGGTATAGCTGAGACTAAAGGTACCAGGCTGCAGCCACAAGTGTGGGCCCTTTTTACTATTTtacagctgctgcatttcagcccaccgttgtggggctgaaccccagccatatgttgACTGGCAGACTGGGCCAGGGTGAAGCCCTGGCACTTTCTGTTGCTTATGCAGGTCTCAGTGTTGTGTAGTCCTGGTTGGTTTTTGCTGCCCAGTGAAATAGGCCTGGgccttcttttgtcccttttgcaGTTTATGCACCGACCAAGTACTGTGGTTGGGTGCTAGTGCTAGTTCAGACTCAAGCCAAAATAGGCCTGGCCCTCTGTTTTGTTGTTTCCTAGCTGTTAGGTCTCAGCCTAGCAATGTGTCTGAGGTTATATGTCCAGGCCACAGCCAAATAGGCCTGGTGCTCTTTGGTTGTATATTCAGGCCCAGGTGCAGGTCAGGCCTGAATCCCCCCTCTACAGCAGTTGTGTCTCAGCACAGCTGTATTGCTGAGCCCCGTGGTACATTTGTTTGCTGTATGTCTGGGCCTGGCACAGGTTCTTTTTGTGGCTCTGTGTCCTGAGCAATGCAGCGTGGTTGGCACTGGTTGCTGGTCAGGctcttttgctgtttggctgGTTTTTCTCCGAGCTCTCTTGCATTTTCCTGCCCCATCAGAACTGGGATTAGGATTAAAAACTTTGGGGTGTGATATGCTGATAAAAACTGCAGTTCACCCCTCAAATCCACCAGGTGGAAATGAGAATCAGCGTTACAGTTTCACAGGGAACAATGAAGGGCCACTTGCAACGCAGAAGGACCTACGCTctctagcagctccctgcagtgcagtGAACCCATGGAGCAGCTCACTGGACTCTCCAGTGTGGGCCCCCCCCctttccagcccattgctgaagggctggtataggggtgcaggccccccaaAACTACCCTTTAGGAcatcccaagtcccagactgcctggacATGGGTAAACAACCCCCCaaagagggtgccacctatagactttgttttgtagtttgtagctttttaaaatgacagttagtgtttacttttgttcttcTTTATGTTTTGTAATACATTTGGTTTTTGTGCTTACACTGCTTGCAGGGGAAGGTTGGTTGGTTTTATTGGACACCCTAGTGTTTTATctagtgtttcccaggtagactgggtgggggctcgagccaaggtaaaatatatttaatatcccTGAAATTGAACCTGGCTCTtcttgctgctgacaggtgctcagcagaagggttacatataaTATGCAATCTTTCTTAAGTTAGTCCTGTTGTCTGGCCTCTTTTGCAGGGCTCTCTTGGGCACTGAACCTTGTACACCACCAGGGTGACAGATGATGCGGATGGCTGTATCATGCAGAAATATATTTCCAAGCACTCTGTCCAATAGTAAGGACAACTCCAATGGCTGAAGGAATAGTCTGAGATGCAGGAAGTTCCAAAGGAGATATCTAGGGTAGTTTTGGCTTATTTTCTTGAAGGGAGAAATAGCTCTTCGGTCTGGACTGTATTGGGTCAGTAGAGCCAGGAGACAGTAAGGGAAGAATTCCCTGGAGTTCCTTATACTTGCATAAGCTCCGTCTTTCAGCTCCAAGTCAGTGTCATGTGCATGTGATTAAGACGCCCTGAAGTCACTAAAGCACTCTGGTCTCTATAACCACTGCCACACATCACAGTGTTATGGCCAACCTACGTAGTCACCTTTGACTGCAGTGTGCATGACTTGGTCCCCCTTACAATTGGGTCTACAGTGAGCAGCCTTTGGCGTGAGTCCAGAGTGGGGCTCATATGTGGCCTTCATAGCAAGATGCTGTAACTGCTCAGCCACACCATGTACACTCTTTGGGTTATGGACAGACATAACTTTCAACCTCATTAaaggaagaggggcaggggaagggagagctgctgctggtggcatgcaTCAGCTGTTACAAGGTAAGTGTTACATCTACATGGCCTTGCAGCAGTACAGATGAGCTAAGTggctggtgatggtggtggcagtcCCTCATTTGAGGATGATCTTTACCATGgatcattgatgggtcttgagattACTTAAGAGtctaatccttgagccacagatctgtccacAGAAGCTGCAGAGGTTGTGGTGCCGTTGGAGTAAGtcaccagccagctcctcccagctcttgatgttggcatctATTTTCTTGAGGTCTGCCTTCAACATGTCCTTGCAGTGTTTCCTCTGATCCCTGCAAGATCTCAGGCTGGTACCAAgatgggagtagagcacttggcTTTAACAGGCAAGCCAGGCATCCACAGTCCACACGCAATGTCCACACACAATGTCCGGTCCAGTGAAATCGGTGCTGGAGGATTATGGACTCAATGCTGGTGACGCTGTGTTCTgcaaggatgctggtgtttgtgtgcaaATCTTCCCATTTtttgtggaggattttctggaggcatcttGGGGATACCCtgccaggctcttgagatgatgagGCTAAGTCCCCTGCCTATCTGTAGAGCAAAGTGGGATGAGGACTGATTTATAGGCCTGGATCATGGTGTCTTTGTGCTATAACTAGCATGGAATGACACAGGGATAGACGTGCCTTGGTTTTGCTGGGCTGtgccccagggtggggaggcaacAGGTTGCTTGTACTTGGTGGGTGCTGCAAAGTGGGGCACTCTCCCCGCTTGCTTAATCCTTGggagctcccctcccttcctgggtGGAGCTTAGCTCCCCATGAagtgtggggtgaggagggggtttCTTTGCCTGTGGGGATGGCAATGGCTCAGGTCCTCCCGCATtgccctgcctggcactgctgccagTGCCTGTCCTCAGCCAGCTGtagcctggcagcacagcagtggcaggatgTTGTGCCTCAGCCACTGCACCCCACAGACATGCAGTCATCTTCTCCTGCCCCTCAGTGTCAGGGGAGCCCTTGGCCCCTTTcctggcaggaagccagctgccCCTTGGGCAGCAGGGATGTGTCAGTCTCTCACCAGAGAGATGGCACTTTCACCATGCCTAGGCCCTtggccagccagcagggcaggcttGGCCTCCTTTATCCATCTACATCAGTAGTGCTGGGCCCATGGCCAGATCTGGTTCTGGTCCATGgggtctgtggggagccccaggagcCTTGGCTAGGTGTGCAGGTTGGGTGGCACAGGGtccaatcctggcacatgggagCAGTGCGGGTCCCCAGAGCAGGATACCAGCAGGACAGGTGGCAAGAGGCCCAGTCTGGCCCATGAGTTACAAATGGAAATGATTAACCCTCTACCCCAAGAGGTCACTGGAGATCTTGCCCAGGTCTTGATGCTGAGAGCAGTGGGCCTTAGAGCCTCTTGTTCATAGCATGGTGTGTGTTGCCGCCTGCTGAATGCAGAGCTTTTCCTCAGAAAGCCTGGCAAACCCCAGACACTGGTTATTAACCACAAAGAGGTGGTGGGGGAACAGCCAGGCACTATCCTCTTACCCCCTAAAATCCTGATCTTGGAAGTGGTGGGTGAAATGACTGAAATGTTCCAGCCTGGGCTTTCAAATCCCATACGTGGTTCTGGCCGCATAGTCACAGGTGACGTCTGATTAGGTGGAGCTGTGCTTCCTGTGGAAGGACTATCTGTGCATGGTGCTCTTTCTGCGGAGATTTGGTTGCCAAGTCTGCCGCTGGATCGCCCAGGATGCCAGCCAACTGAAGACGCTGCTGGACAGTCATAACGCCTGCCTGAGTGGTATGGGGCCAGAAAGCATGGGACTGAAAGAATTTAGTGATGGGAACTACTTCAATGGAGGTAAGGGATGTCTCTGGGGTGGCTGGTTGAGCGGAAGATGTTTTCTCCTGCACCAAGAACCCCTCTGGTCCTTTTGTGCCTTGGCCCTTTGCTATCTGGCAGACTGCTATAGAGGGTGGGTTGGACAGCTCTTTGCCTTTTCCTGCTGGAAGTTGTGccggggctttcactccctggtgtAAGTGTGCCGTGGGACAGGTgggggggccccacacaggctgctttgccctgggccatacACCCAGCTGGGATCATCTCtgttagagactaactggttcacagAGTTTTTGTAGGCAATAGcatactttatcagatgctatacTTTCTCTGACTTATCAGTGAAAGTAGAGGAGCACTTAATATTTTTAAGATAAGGCCTCTGTATCCCACTGAATGGTTATGGGGGTAGGGTGAGGTGAACAGTTGTACTTGAtctgagattttatttttcttcaggcaAATGCAGACAGCATCCAAGGCAACTTAAGTGGCGACCTGTTGCAGAGTGGAGGAATGTTAATAGTCAGTCAAGGTAAAATAAATATTCATGTCTGTCAAAGCCCTAGGTATCTGACCATGTTCAGCTAAGGATGCTTGTACTTCTAGGTAACCTGCCAAGCTCTTTAGCATCCAAAATGTTTCTTTGCTTGGACAAGGCTTATAAGCAACTTCATAAAATTTTGTTAAGACGCCAAAGCAAGTGAGGGTCAGGGTGGAATGGGAGGTAATACCTGCCAGTGGATCACCAGTTACCCGAGCTGTTTTGGATGTACTGTAGTTCTTTGTCACGGACGGATGACCTCCCTGCTAGGATTCTGGTTTTGTCACTGTTTTTTAATGGTGTCTTTCCTGGGACTAATGCACCCCAATAAATAAACTGGCAAATTGACCTTCCCAGATCATAAAAACACCAACTCAGGAAGATTAAACCATTAAGACAGGGCTGTGGCCTGTGCAGGCATTCTTGCTTTTATGCTGTTGACAGTAGAAAGATAAAAGCATGAAGATAGACTGAGATCTCACAGCATTTGGCTTGGAGGAATAAGTCACTCCTGATTTAAACATGGTAACTTTATGTTGGACACAAGCTTAGTGCAGAGATTCACCGGGTTTCTGCCATGGTAGCTATCCGTGCTTTAACATCTGCAGCTGAATGAATGTGTTGAGTGCACTTGGATCTTGAGAGGCCTGCTCATCACTGGTGTGATGCTGGGATGCTGCAGTCTTTCCTATTATCACCATGCTTGAAATTTCAGCAATTGGGTCCAGGTCGGGCCAGCAGGTGGCAGCATGGTAGAAGGCAATATCAAAATGATCTTGTTTGAACAAGACTTCAAAAGTTTCTAAAATGcaattttcttccttctttcaacACTAAATCTGTTCAGTACAGTTTCTCTAATATTAAGATGCCAATATAAAGTAATGGGGATTCATGATGCAGCCCTCACAATCAAGCATGTGGCCCAGCCTACTTTTATGTACAAGCTTCTTTCCTCTGAGATTAAATAGCTCTCTGTAAAATCTGAGTTGCAGCTAAGTGTGGgggcaattagcatgtagcaataaactcggGTGCAGttcacgctggagtttattgctcctgggcacagcgtttacatgtgcacctgggactacagcatgttaagctggggtggagcaaccccagctggcaaggtGGGGTCAGCCTGCCGGCCCAGAGCTTTTCCCTGTGGCTCAACAGGCAGAGGGGTTAGCTGGGGCCCATGGGTACTACAGTGAGGGGTTTGGTGGCATGTGACCtctgcactatagcacccttgtgccccggCCAGCCCCATCACTGTCCACACATGAGTTTTGCTGCatgtaactactctgctgtaggatagtacttgttccagacagcactatcctacagcggacttaattagtttactgtgccctaacatAGGTGCacgtatagacagtgatgctttactgcggagctaattagccagctctgcagtaaagcacatgtgtaggtgcacacTATATGTCCAAGAATAGACAGTTGTACCTTGCCTCTCTGATTTTACTGTCTCAGTGCAGAATTGGCAAAGTCTTGCTGAAGGTAAGTGTGGGTTGGGTTTCCCAAAAGTCTGAGGTAGCAGGGACATGAGCTGTTGTAGCCTCTTGAAATAGCACTCTGCCAACAGGTTTCAGGGCCAAGCTCTAAGCTTCTCCACAGTGCTGCATGTGTTAATTCATATGAGTAACTGACTTGGTGAAGTTTGCTCATAGACTGGAACCCCCCTGGCCTGCAAACTGTTATCATCCTCTCATCCTTGAACTTCTTGCAGATTACTGGTGTGACCCACTTTTCTTTGAGGGATGTGAGCCCTGTTTAAAGTTGGAGCTGTTGTTCAACTACCCCTCTGCCAAAGGCTGCAGATTCTGCCTTGCGGACAAAAGCTTATTGTCCTAAATTCCTTTTCTCAGGTGGAAAGAAGGTGCTCATACATTTTATACAGGAGTCACCTGGTGATTGTGTTCCcttggaaaaaattgtcaagaGCCTCGGTATCTCTGCAAATGTGGAGGGTATGAAACCTCAGGTGAGGCACTTAGTTCTTCTAATGGTGGAAACTGAGCTGTTAAAATGAAGGAATTGGCTATGGTAAAAGTTCTCTAAACTTTACCTAGTGACATTTTAAGTGACCATAATGTGCCAACACAGCAAACTAACTGTCCTTCTGTTACCTGCATAAGGATTATCCTGTAAAGCCTTGTAAAGTAGGGTTTCTGACCACTGCAATTAGAAAAAGTCTCTTCAGCTTACGTATGCAAGAATAGCAGCAGTAACTTTTATAACTTTTGGAGGTGGCAGTAGTCTTGCTATGACTCAGACATACTATTGCATGGTGCAGTCAGTAGCTGGCAGCACTGTTCTCAGCCTTTTCTGTTTATATGACAGATGCGTGACTGTCTTCTCTGGCTAACACCTGCATCCTATGGCTTGAGTGCTCTTTAGTCTGTAACTCCATTCTGGGTCTTCAAGCACTGTTCGAGTTAAATAGGTTTGTGAAGGCTTGCAGATGGAACAGACCTCTGAACACTTTTAAAATGAATGCAGTACCTCAACATAGGCATTGGTAACTCACCCTGTTGAACAAGCAATTCATCTTCTGCCAGTACAGAACCTCAGGAAAGAGATAATGGTAGGAGCTCTCTTCAGTGA from Alligator mississippiensis isolate rAllMis1 chromosome 13, rAllMis1, whole genome shotgun sequence includes these protein-coding regions:
- the PRXL2B gene encoding LOW QUALITY PROTEIN: prostamide/prostaglandin F synthase (The sequence of the model RefSeq protein was modified relative to this genomic sequence to represent the inferred CDS: substituted 1 base at 1 genomic stop codon); the encoded protein is MSGPVKSVLEDYGLNAGDAVFCKDAGSQVTSDXVELCFLWKDYLCMVLFLRRFGCQVCRWIAQDASQLKTLLDSHNACLSGMGPESMGLKEFSDGNYFNGGKGCLWGGWLSGRCFLLHQEPLWSFCALANADSIQGNLSGDLLQSGGMLIVSQGGKKVLIHFIQESPGDCVPLEKIVKSLGISANVEDA